A DNA window from Christiangramia salexigens contains the following coding sequences:
- a CDS encoding glycosyltransferase has product MPRLLIIGYVWPEPASSAAGSRMMQLINYFLKEEYEIVFGTTARETSNMADLGDLGVSIEKLRLNDSSFDVLLKKLDPEIVLFDRFMIEEQFGWRVDNVCPKALKLLDTEDLHFLREIRQKAYREDKPEKDYYFNSDLAKREIASIYRCDLSLIISEAEMELLKTTFNVPAEILFYLPFMIQELSKDEMIDIPDYDERKDFFFIGNFLHEPNWNAVLFLKEKIWPELRKKLPDVKLQIFGAYPSQKVKNLNNKNERFIVNGWAENSADVMKNARICLAPIQFGAGLKGKLVEAMQNGVPSITTSVGAEGIKADMDWNGYVCDEINEFIGKAVSLYTNSSMWKEKQNFGFQILKERFNKKHHELRFKNRLGEIIKDLDIHRQQNFTGSMMKFHLMKSSYYLSRFIEEKNRNK; this is encoded by the coding sequence ATGCCTAGATTATTGATCATCGGTTATGTATGGCCGGAACCAGCTTCTTCTGCCGCCGGTAGCCGCATGATGCAGCTAATTAATTATTTCCTGAAAGAAGAATATGAGATCGTTTTTGGGACTACCGCTCGTGAAACCTCCAATATGGCAGATCTCGGGGATCTAGGTGTAAGTATTGAAAAACTAAGGTTAAACGATTCCTCTTTCGATGTCCTGCTTAAAAAATTAGATCCTGAGATCGTTCTGTTTGATCGCTTTATGATAGAGGAACAGTTCGGGTGGCGCGTGGATAATGTATGTCCAAAAGCCTTAAAACTACTGGATACAGAAGACCTTCATTTTTTAAGGGAAATCAGACAAAAAGCCTATAGAGAAGACAAACCTGAAAAGGACTATTATTTCAATTCAGATTTAGCAAAAAGAGAAATTGCGAGTATCTACCGCTGCGATCTTAGCCTTATTATTTCTGAAGCAGAAATGGAATTACTTAAGACAACCTTTAATGTCCCAGCAGAAATTCTTTTCTATTTGCCATTTATGATCCAGGAACTCTCAAAAGATGAAATGATAGATATTCCCGATTATGATGAAAGAAAAGATTTCTTCTTTATTGGCAATTTTCTACATGAACCTAATTGGAATGCTGTTCTATTCTTAAAAGAAAAAATCTGGCCCGAATTACGGAAAAAATTACCTGATGTAAAACTTCAGATTTTTGGGGCTTATCCTTCTCAAAAGGTAAAAAACCTTAATAATAAAAATGAAAGATTTATTGTTAACGGATGGGCTGAAAATTCTGCAGATGTTATGAAAAATGCCCGAATTTGTTTGGCGCCCATTCAGTTTGGGGCCGGCCTGAAGGGAAAACTTGTGGAAGCCATGCAAAACGGAGTACCGTCCATTACTACTTCGGTGGGAGCCGAAGGAATCAAGGCAGATATGGATTGGAATGGTTACGTCTGTGATGAGATAAATGAATTTATTGGAAAAGCTGTAAGTCTTTATACAAACTCAAGTATGTGGAAAGAAAAGCAGAATTTCGGTTTCCAAATTCTGAAAGAAAGATTCAATAAAAAACATCATGAACTAAGATTCAAAAATAGACTCGGAGAGATTATAAAAGATTTAGACATTCATCGGCAGCAGAACTTTACAGGGAGCATGATGAAATTTCATTTGATGAAAAGCAGTTATTATTTATCGCGTTTCATTGAAGAAAAAAACAGGAATAAATAG
- a CDS encoding aspartate kinase, with protein sequence MKVLKFGGTSVGSAESIRNVKNIITTSPGSKILVLSAMSGVTNYLVEISDLVKKDSKYDIPEKIQHLRSKHFSLIDELIEDIEICDKVKVQINKRLIELKSLCENEWSSSLESRILTIGESLLTYIFSQYLRSEQVSNALLDAKDFMQVPNLENPDTGKIGKLLEEVIEASGEKELFVTQGFVRIDNNNEVGTLKRGGSDYTATILGAAIRASEIQIWTDISGLHNNDPRFVENTHAVAQLSFEEAAELAYFGAKILHPQTISPVIGKNIPVYLKNTFTPDAAGTCIKAVAEKKGLKAISAKDGITAIRIKSNRMLMAHGFLKKIFEVFDKYETAIDMITTSEIAISLTIDDTRNIAPIWSELEKYGEISVDSNHSIICVVGEGLIEEKGMSRLFEILHDIPVRMISYGGSKNNVSLLVDTRHKVEVLQKLNEKLFVETVNLSA encoded by the coding sequence ATGAAAGTTTTAAAATTTGGAGGTACTTCAGTTGGATCGGCAGAAAGTATCAGGAACGTAAAAAATATTATCACCACATCTCCGGGGTCAAAAATCCTGGTGTTGTCGGCTATGTCTGGAGTTACAAATTATCTTGTAGAAATATCAGATCTGGTTAAGAAGGACTCCAAATATGATATCCCTGAAAAAATTCAGCATTTAAGATCCAAGCATTTTAGCTTGATTGATGAATTGATTGAGGATATTGAGATATGCGATAAAGTTAAAGTTCAGATAAACAAAAGGCTTATTGAACTCAAATCGCTCTGCGAAAATGAATGGTCTTCAAGTTTAGAATCAAGAATTCTTACTATCGGTGAGAGTTTACTCACTTATATTTTCAGTCAATACCTTAGAAGTGAACAGGTATCTAATGCATTATTGGATGCCAAAGACTTTATGCAAGTCCCCAACCTGGAAAACCCGGATACCGGGAAAATAGGAAAGCTTTTAGAGGAAGTTATCGAGGCATCTGGGGAGAAGGAGTTATTTGTTACTCAGGGATTCGTAAGGATTGATAATAATAATGAAGTTGGTACCTTAAAAAGAGGTGGAAGTGATTATACAGCAACCATTCTTGGAGCTGCCATCAGGGCTTCAGAGATCCAGATCTGGACAGATATTAGTGGACTGCACAATAATGATCCAAGATTTGTAGAGAATACACATGCTGTGGCACAACTGAGCTTTGAGGAAGCAGCCGAACTTGCATATTTTGGCGCTAAGATCCTTCACCCTCAAACAATATCTCCGGTGATTGGGAAAAATATTCCGGTATACCTTAAGAACACTTTTACACCAGATGCTGCAGGTACCTGCATCAAAGCTGTAGCTGAGAAAAAGGGACTTAAAGCTATTTCAGCAAAGGATGGGATTACAGCTATTAGAATAAAATCCAACCGCATGCTGATGGCTCACGGATTTTTAAAGAAAATATTTGAAGTGTTTGATAAGTATGAGACTGCTATAGATATGATCACGACTTCAGAGATCGCTATATCTCTTACCATAGATGATACCAGGAACATCGCTCCAATTTGGTCTGAACTTGAAAAGTATGGAGAAATAAGTGTAGACTCTAATCATAGTATTATTTGTGTGGTAGGAGAGGGGCTTATCGAGGAGAAAGGAATGTCCAGGTTATTTGAGATCCTGCATGATATTCCGGTGAGAATGATCTCTTATGGAGGCAGCAAGAACAATGTTTCTTTGTTAGTAGATACCCGCCATAAAGTAGAAGTTCTACAGAAATTGAATGAAAAATTATTTGTTGAAACAGTTAATCTGTCAGCTTAA
- a CDS encoding OmpA/MotB family protein, whose product MKKVITVTVLAATMLTSCVSKKKYVALETELNSTQDTLQQTRVEKEEIEEKFAIIEERVAEYNAKINSLRSEKDGMMEMNEVTAMSKNSKDKMRKTISKMDPEKVKGARTLEDSINLAVSYNLKKNISEGSEDEDIDINVDETVVMINVSDKLLFGSGSYRVSSKAHPLLKKLAEVINSEPAMEVMIEGHTDDRTMVKQSYIQDNWDLSVRRATSIVRLLQDKYDVDPAKLIAAGRSSYQPLVENTSKENMAKNRRTRIVIIPNLDKFFALMESE is encoded by the coding sequence ATGAAAAAAGTAATCACTGTAACAGTATTAGCTGCAACTATGTTAACTTCTTGTGTATCTAAAAAGAAGTACGTTGCCTTAGAAACCGAATTAAATAGTACCCAGGATACTTTACAGCAAACCCGTGTAGAAAAAGAAGAAATCGAAGAAAAATTTGCTATAATCGAAGAAAGAGTAGCAGAATACAATGCAAAGATCAATTCTCTTAGATCCGAGAAAGACGGTATGATGGAGATGAATGAGGTCACTGCAATGTCTAAAAATTCAAAAGACAAAATGCGTAAGACCATTTCTAAAATGGATCCTGAAAAAGTAAAAGGCGCAAGAACTCTTGAAGATTCGATCAATCTTGCGGTTTCTTATAACCTAAAGAAAAACATTTCTGAAGGTTCAGAAGATGAAGATATCGATATCAATGTTGATGAAACAGTTGTAATGATCAACGTATCTGACAAGTTACTTTTTGGAAGCGGTAGTTACAGAGTGAGCAGTAAAGCGCATCCATTGCTTAAAAAGCTTGCAGAAGTAATCAACAGCGAGCCTGCTATGGAAGTTATGATAGAGGGGCATACCGATGACCGTACAATGGTAAAGCAATCTTATATCCAGGATAACTGGGATCTTAGTGTTAGAAGAGCTACTTCTATTGTAAGACTTTTACAGGATAAATATGATGTAGATCCAGCTAAACTAATCGCAGCAGGAAGAAGCAGTTACCAGCCACTTGTTGAAAATACAAGTAAAGAAAATATGGCGAAGAACAGAAGAACCAGAATTGTGATCATCCCTAATCTGGATAAATTCTTTGCACTAATGGAGTCTGAATAA
- a CDS encoding OsmC family protein: MKRKGSAIWNGSLKEGKGTVSLESGVLQGAQYSFKTRFEDGQGTNPEELIGAAHAGCFSMQLSANLTEAGFEPKELDTTSEITFEDGTVKKSHLVLKANVPGIDKDKFDEIVNSAKTNCPISKLLKAEITLSYDLN; this comes from the coding sequence ATGAAGAGAAAAGGATCTGCCATCTGGAATGGTTCATTAAAAGAAGGAAAAGGAACTGTTAGCCTTGAAAGCGGCGTATTACAGGGAGCTCAATATTCTTTTAAAACCCGATTTGAAGATGGTCAAGGAACAAATCCTGAGGAACTAATTGGTGCAGCCCATGCAGGTTGTTTTAGTATGCAACTTTCGGCGAACCTTACCGAAGCCGGATTTGAACCAAAAGAACTTGATACTACATCCGAGATCACCTTTGAAGATGGAACAGTGAAAAAATCTCATCTGGTACTAAAAGCTAATGTACCAGGAATAGATAAAGACAAATTTGATGAGATCGTTAACTCTGCAAAGACCAATTGCCCTATTTCAAAATTATTGAAAGCTGAGATCACCTTAAGCTACGATCTAAACTAA
- a CDS encoding 3D domain-containing protein has translation MKPISFSLYCLFLIVFSACKNDKLPGDEDWISLCVTATAYNSVLSQTQDNPRITAWGDTLKPGMNAIAVSRDLIKLGLDHNAKVKIEGFDSVFLVKDKMHYRWRNRIDIYMGNNVDNARDFGRKKLNIEYVFEKQPIK, from the coding sequence ATGAAACCTATAAGCTTCAGTTTATACTGCCTTTTTTTAATCGTATTTTCTGCTTGTAAAAATGATAAACTGCCAGGGGACGAAGATTGGATTAGTCTTTGTGTTACAGCTACGGCCTATAATTCAGTTTTATCACAAACGCAAGATAACCCAAGGATCACTGCCTGGGGAGATACACTAAAACCGGGTATGAATGCTATAGCTGTTTCCAGAGACCTTATAAAACTAGGATTAGACCATAATGCCAAAGTTAAAATTGAAGGCTTTGATAGTGTTTTTCTGGTTAAGGATAAGATGCATTACAGATGGAGAAATCGCATAGATATTTATATGGGCAATAATGTAGATAATGCCAGAGACTTTGGAAGAAAAAAGCTGAATATTGAATATGTATTTGAAAAGCAGCCTATAAAATGA
- a CDS encoding transporter substrate-binding domain-containing protein: MRIYKITLILLISLFCFKGFSQQKIEKKEKYIIGVTETPPFVEKTPQGFSGLSISSWKLVNDQLQSEYEFREYDNLNGLLNAIEKGEVDFSVNPITVTDKRMKRMDFSQPYFISHTSVAKRKESSVFRHLKNLFSWEFFSVISLLLLVIFIFGFLVWLFERKKNEEEFGGSFKGIMQGFWWSAVTMTTVGYGDKSPRTTGGRIIGLVWMFMAVIIISSFTAGIASSLTVQSINDEISGIMDLERFDVTTVQSSSSQELLDLYNIENKVVSNGSSGLNALLDHKTTLFVYDEPILKYEIERRNLSEKLEVLGKTLKKDYYSYAFPKDSKLLKTIDPVLIRTLKSMEWATLVEDYN, encoded by the coding sequence ATGAGGATTTACAAAATTACCCTGATATTACTGATTTCATTATTTTGTTTTAAGGGCTTTTCCCAGCAAAAAATAGAGAAAAAAGAAAAGTATATAATTGGGGTTACCGAAACACCTCCATTCGTTGAGAAAACTCCTCAGGGTTTTTCCGGGTTAAGCATTTCTTCTTGGAAGCTGGTTAACGATCAGTTACAGTCTGAATATGAATTCAGGGAATACGATAATTTAAACGGTTTATTAAACGCTATAGAAAAAGGGGAGGTAGACTTCAGCGTTAATCCTATCACAGTTACAGATAAGCGGATGAAACGAATGGATTTCTCCCAACCTTATTTCATCTCACATACCAGCGTCGCGAAAAGGAAAGAATCTTCTGTTTTTAGACACCTTAAAAACTTATTCAGTTGGGAGTTTTTCTCGGTGATTTCGTTGCTTCTACTGGTAATTTTCATCTTTGGCTTTCTTGTATGGTTATTTGAAAGAAAGAAGAATGAAGAAGAATTTGGGGGAAGTTTTAAAGGGATTATGCAAGGATTCTGGTGGAGTGCTGTAACAATGACCACCGTTGGTTACGGTGATAAATCTCCACGAACCACCGGAGGTCGTATAATCGGTCTGGTATGGATGTTTATGGCTGTTATAATCATTTCTAGTTTTACTGCGGGAATTGCGTCATCACTTACGGTTCAGAGCATAAACGATGAGATAAGCGGTATAATGGATTTGGAACGATTTGATGTGACTACGGTTCAGAGCAGTAGTTCCCAGGAACTTCTGGATCTTTATAATATCGAAAATAAGGTCGTGTCTAATGGCTCCTCAGGTTTAAATGCTTTATTGGATCATAAGACCACTTTATTCGTTTATGATGAGCCTATATTAAAATACGAGATCGAGAGACGTAATCTTTCCGAAAAGCTGGAAGTACTAGGTAAAACCTTAAAAAAAGATTATTACAGTTATGCATTTCCAAAAGATTCAAAATTGCTTAAGACTATAGATCCTGTACTTATAAGAACACTTAAGTCCATGGAATGGGCAACATTGGTTGAAGATTATAATTGA
- a CDS encoding SLC13 family permease: MTLEIIILFAIIVTVIILFTLEIFPVDKIAFFIMVSLLVTNLVSPEEAISGFSSPATITVLSLMIIAIGLEDNGVIDWLAGGLKKLRGLPLFIMVPIFMFITGGISAFINTTAVVIVFIKIINDLSAKYNLPYSKLLLPISFAGIIGGSCTLMGTSTNLLVNAIAMDRGVERFGFFEFSGYGLIFLVICIVIVSLMVGFLPGKTDGDLSSAYDLDEFITKAIITRNSALIGESLGNVFSREGDEIEVIRIKRDGVINDHPGKNTTFKEGDQLLLRCNMDQLLKLREKEDLTIIKSSDKEEIPENEKGIEEGVQLVEILMLPNSPLIGKSIKAIGWYDLQGAVPLALRKRRNFMNPKRRIVDNRRDEIELRLGDRVLVEVTDDTLKNLQKLDSITILQEYEDIDETKTSKRNISLGILLLVIGLSAFSIFPILKSALVGCFLMIFLKCIDLGKIYTQVNWQIIFLLAGMIPLGVAMNNTGADVWLSDHLLMLFDSKADYMIIGLLFLITMFLSGFVSNNATAIIVTPIAITIAATLNMDPKPFILAVLFASNFSFFTPVGYQTNTIIYGMGIYRFKHFFIIGGVVSLVLWITATFLLSRQF; encoded by the coding sequence ATGACGCTTGAGATAATTATTCTGTTTGCCATAATTGTGACGGTTATCATTCTTTTTACACTGGAAATATTTCCTGTAGATAAGATAGCCTTCTTTATTATGGTTAGCCTTCTGGTCACCAATCTGGTTAGCCCTGAAGAAGCTATTTCAGGCTTTTCAAGTCCTGCCACGATAACAGTGCTTTCCCTAATGATCATCGCTATTGGACTTGAAGATAATGGTGTGATAGATTGGCTGGCAGGAGGGTTAAAGAAGCTGAGGGGTCTCCCCCTGTTCATCATGGTGCCGATATTCATGTTCATCACCGGAGGTATTTCAGCATTTATAAATACAACTGCTGTGGTGATCGTTTTTATAAAGATCATTAATGACCTCTCCGCGAAATATAATTTACCCTACTCCAAATTATTACTCCCAATTTCCTTTGCAGGAATTATAGGAGGTAGCTGCACCCTTATGGGGACTTCCACGAACTTATTGGTAAATGCTATAGCTATGGATCGTGGTGTTGAAAGATTTGGGTTCTTTGAATTTTCCGGCTATGGCTTGATCTTTTTGGTGATCTGTATTGTAATAGTAAGTCTTATGGTAGGCTTTTTACCAGGAAAGACAGATGGCGATCTAAGTAGTGCTTATGATCTGGATGAATTTATTACCAAAGCGATCATTACCAGAAATTCAGCTCTAATTGGCGAGAGTCTGGGCAATGTCTTTTCCAGAGAAGGTGATGAGATTGAAGTGATAAGAATTAAAAGAGACGGAGTTATCAATGATCATCCGGGAAAGAATACCACTTTTAAGGAAGGTGACCAGTTACTGCTAAGATGTAACATGGACCAGCTTCTTAAGCTTCGGGAGAAGGAAGATCTAACAATAATTAAAAGTTCAGATAAAGAGGAAATACCTGAAAATGAAAAAGGAATTGAAGAAGGTGTTCAACTCGTGGAGATCCTTATGCTTCCAAACTCTCCTTTAATTGGTAAGAGTATTAAGGCCATAGGTTGGTACGATCTTCAGGGAGCCGTTCCTTTAGCACTAAGAAAAAGGCGTAATTTCATGAACCCAAAGCGCAGGATCGTGGATAACAGAAGGGATGAAATTGAACTTAGACTTGGGGACAGGGTGTTGGTTGAAGTGACTGATGATACCCTCAAAAATTTACAAAAATTAGATAGTATTACGATACTTCAGGAATATGAAGATATTGATGAAACCAAAACTTCCAAACGTAACATTTCACTGGGTATACTTCTTCTGGTTATTGGACTTTCAGCCTTTTCAATTTTTCCAATTCTAAAAAGTGCTCTTGTAGGTTGTTTTTTAATGATCTTCCTCAAATGTATAGATTTGGGTAAGATCTATACACAGGTAAACTGGCAGATCATTTTTTTGCTTGCTGGGATGATACCTCTAGGAGTGGCAATGAATAACACCGGGGCCGATGTCTGGCTGTCTGATCATCTTCTCATGCTTTTCGATTCCAAAGCAGATTATATGATCATTGGTTTACTATTTTTAATTACCATGTTTCTTAGTGGATTTGTATCGAATAATGCTACCGCCATTATTGTTACTCCAATTGCAATAACCATTGCTGCAACACTAAATATGGATCCGAAACCTTTTATACTTGCAGTCCTATTTGCTTCAAATTTCAGCTTTTTCACTCCTGTAGGATACCAAACCAACACCATTATTTACGGTATGGGAATCTATCGTTTCAAACATTTCTTTATAATTGGTGGAGTGGTCTCCCTCGTACTCTGGATAACTGCGACTTTCCTGCTTTCCCGACAATTTTAA
- a CDS encoding FKBP-type peptidyl-prolyl cis-trans isomerase, translating into MSQVKQNDTVKVHYTGKLEDGQVFDSSVERGEPIEFTLGQGQLIPGFEDGLIDMEVNEKKTINIPKEEAYGDPKAELIQEVEKNQLPEELKPEVGMPLVSKGPDGREINLVVKEVKDESIVVDANHPLAGKDLIFDLELVEIK; encoded by the coding sequence ATGAGTCAAGTAAAGCAAAATGACACCGTTAAGGTACATTACACAGGTAAGTTAGAAGATGGCCAGGTTTTCGATAGTTCAGTAGAGCGTGGAGAGCCTATAGAGTTCACTCTTGGTCAAGGACAACTTATTCCAGGTTTTGAAGACGGCCTTATCGATATGGAAGTGAACGAGAAAAAGACTATCAATATACCAAAAGAAGAAGCTTACGGAGATCCTAAAGCGGAACTTATCCAGGAAGTTGAAAAAAATCAACTACCAGAAGAGCTTAAGCCGGAAGTTGGAATGCCATTAGTTTCTAAAGGACCTGATGGTCGTGAAATTAACCTTGTGGTAAAAGAAGTAAAGGATGAGAGTATCGTAGTAGATGCTAATCACCCACTAGCAGGTAAAGATTTAATCTTTGATCTTGAATTAGTAGAGATCAAATAA
- a CDS encoding N-formylglutamate amidohydrolase → MILLLTCEHATSRIPVAYRYLFSEESEILDTHEAYDPGTYDLYKILKPISKLSFHQNIGRLLVETNRSIGHPSLFSRYSKKLDVANKDQILNQYYYPFRNKVKSSIQKSLEAGEEVLHLSIHSFTPVLNGIERNCDVGLLYDPSRIKEKEFCKFLKKELHTASLALNIRFNYPYLGKADGFTTSLRRIFPTNYIGIEIEVNQKLVKNNIMDERLSSAFYVIADRLNKKSL, encoded by the coding sequence GTGATCTTACTTTTAACTTGTGAGCACGCAACTTCAAGGATACCCGTAGCCTATCGTTATCTATTTAGTGAAGAATCTGAGATATTAGATACACATGAGGCTTATGATCCGGGGACTTATGATCTTTATAAGATCCTGAAACCTATTTCCAAGCTATCTTTTCATCAAAATATTGGGAGACTGTTGGTGGAAACTAATAGGAGTATTGGGCATCCATCTTTATTTTCGAGATATTCAAAAAAGCTGGATGTAGCTAATAAAGATCAGATTTTAAATCAATATTATTATCCGTTTCGGAATAAGGTTAAGAGTTCAATTCAGAAAAGTCTTGAAGCGGGTGAGGAGGTTTTACATTTATCTATTCATAGTTTTACTCCGGTCTTAAACGGAATAGAAAGAAATTGTGATGTAGGCCTTCTATATGACCCATCAAGAATTAAAGAGAAGGAATTCTGTAAGTTCTTAAAGAAAGAATTGCATACGGCGAGCCTAGCTTTAAATATTAGGTTCAACTATCCTTATTTAGGGAAAGCCGATGGCTTTACTACTAGTTTAAGAAGAATTTTTCCAACGAATTATATAGGAATTGAAATAGAGGTGAATCAAAAATTGGTGAAAAACAATATAATGGATGAGAGACTTTCATCTGCTTTTTACGTGATAGCCGATCGCTTAAATAAAAAAAGCCTCTAA
- a CDS encoding Gfo/Idh/MocA family protein — protein sequence MKKSEENNLSKSRRNFIKNTSMAAGAFMIVPRHVLGGPGFTAPSDKLLIAGIGVGGKGETDLLSFYESGKAEIAFLCDVDDRRAAASRTRFPKAKYYKDYREMMDKESKNFDAVSISTPDHNHAVQTMAAMERGKHVYVQKPLTHDIYEARMLTEGAQKYKVVTQMGNQGASGDGVRTMKEWYEAGLIGEVEEVYVWTNRPVWPQGIPWPKTSSTIPSELDWKLWLGTAPHKEYVDGLVPFNWRGWWDYGTGALGDMGCHLIEPPFSVLDLKYPKEVECSVGSVYVDEFQRGYFPDSCPPSSHVIMSFDGKKANSKDIKVHWMDGGIKPMRPEELGPEETFGDGGNGALIIGSKGKMMCGTYGLNPRLLPTSKTDEVSVPQKYKRVPNGMNGHYAQWVEGAIAGYGKKQMSSPFEIAGPLTESLLVANLAIRGYDIQKTRLNERGEERVYYPGRDLKMIWDAENMKVTNFDEANQFVKREYPEGFTL from the coding sequence ATGAAAAAAAGCGAGGAAAATAACCTATCCAAATCGCGCAGAAATTTTATAAAAAATACATCCATGGCGGCGGGAGCTTTTATGATCGTACCCCGGCATGTACTTGGAGGCCCAGGTTTTACCGCTCCAAGTGATAAACTGCTTATCGCTGGTATAGGTGTAGGAGGAAAGGGGGAAACCGACCTTCTCAGTTTCTATGAAAGCGGTAAAGCCGAAATTGCCTTTTTATGTGATGTTGATGACAGAAGAGCAGCAGCTTCCCGAACTCGTTTTCCTAAAGCAAAATATTATAAGGATTATCGTGAGATGATGGATAAGGAGTCGAAGAATTTCGATGCGGTCTCCATTTCTACTCCAGACCATAATCATGCAGTACAGACCATGGCCGCCATGGAAAGAGGGAAGCACGTATATGTTCAAAAACCTTTAACCCATGATATCTATGAGGCGCGCATGTTGACAGAAGGTGCGCAAAAATATAAAGTAGTGACCCAAATGGGGAACCAGGGAGCATCGGGCGATGGTGTAAGAACCATGAAGGAGTGGTATGAAGCCGGATTGATTGGCGAGGTAGAAGAAGTCTATGTATGGACCAACCGACCCGTTTGGCCGCAGGGGATTCCATGGCCAAAGACATCTTCAACAATACCTTCTGAACTAGATTGGAAATTATGGCTTGGAACGGCTCCTCATAAGGAATATGTGGATGGATTAGTTCCATTCAACTGGCGTGGCTGGTGGGATTATGGTACAGGCGCTCTTGGTGATATGGGTTGCCATCTGATAGAGCCGCCATTTAGCGTTTTGGATCTAAAATACCCTAAAGAGGTTGAGTGTAGCGTAGGAAGTGTATACGTAGATGAATTCCAACGCGGTTACTTCCCCGATAGCTGCCCACCTTCTAGCCATGTGATCATGAGCTTTGACGGGAAAAAAGCCAATTCAAAAGACATCAAAGTCCATTGGATGGATGGAGGAATTAAACCGATGAGACCCGAGGAACTTGGGCCGGAAGAAACTTTTGGTGATGGAGGGAACGGTGCCCTGATCATTGGATCCAAAGGAAAAATGATGTGTGGTACATATGGTCTTAATCCAAGGTTATTACCTACTTCAAAAACTGATGAAGTTAGCGTGCCTCAGAAGTACAAAAGAGTGCCTAATGGAATGAATGGACATTATGCTCAGTGGGTTGAAGGAGCAATTGCGGGTTACGGTAAGAAACAAATGAGCTCACCATTCGAAATTGCGGGACCATTAACCGAATCCCTATTAGTTGCCAATCTTGCGATTAGGGGATACGATATTCAAAAAACAAGGCTGAATGAAAGAGGAGAAGAAAGGGTCTATTATCCGGGGAGAGATCTAAAGATGATCTGGGATGCTGAGAATATGAAAGTAACCAATTTTGATGAAGCCAATCAATTCGTAAAAAGAGAGTATCCTGAAGGATTTACTTTATAA
- a CDS encoding DoxX family protein encodes MKNSYITNLNLRGVDLGLLIFRIGISALMLTHGVPKLIKFFGPEELTFGDPLGFGPEFTFTFAVLAEFVCAVFIIFGFLTRFAAIPLVITMAVAALIVHMPDGFGRQELPLLYFFGFLCIVFTGGGKYSLDFLISKRKK; translated from the coding sequence ATGAAAAACTCTTATATAACCAACCTAAATCTGCGGGGTGTTGATTTAGGCTTACTGATCTTTAGAATTGGTATTTCAGCACTTATGCTAACTCATGGTGTTCCAAAACTCATTAAGTTCTTTGGCCCAGAAGAACTCACCTTTGGTGATCCCTTAGGTTTTGGTCCCGAATTCACTTTTACATTTGCTGTTTTGGCAGAATTTGTATGTGCAGTTTTTATAATCTTTGGCTTTTTAACCAGATTTGCTGCGATTCCACTCGTAATAACCATGGCGGTAGCTGCATTGATTGTTCATATGCCAGATGGTTTTGGCAGACAGGAATTGCCGTTACTTTATTTTTTCGGTTTTCTTTGTATAGTCTTTACCGGAGGTGGAAAGTATTCACTGGATTTTCTTATTTCCAAGCGGAAAAAATAG
- a CDS encoding GreA/GreB family elongation factor, with protein MSRGFVKEGDQEEPPMIPPRAALPPNAINYVTPNGMEELKKEKEELENERANINAENDTEKRRAQALIDGKLKLLFERLNSARLLEPEDQPVDEVRFGARVKIENTETKQVQEFQIVGVDEANIKKQKIAFVAPISRAITGKKVGETAEFKLGSELRKLKILTITYG; from the coding sequence ATGAGTAGAGGATTCGTGAAAGAAGGTGACCAGGAGGAACCACCAATGATTCCACCCAGAGCGGCCCTACCGCCAAATGCTATCAATTATGTCACCCCAAATGGGATGGAAGAATTAAAAAAAGAAAAAGAAGAACTGGAAAATGAGCGCGCAAATATTAATGCTGAAAATGATACAGAAAAAAGACGGGCGCAAGCACTCATAGATGGTAAATTAAAACTGCTTTTTGAACGCTTAAATTCTGCCAGACTTCTTGAGCCTGAAGATCAGCCCGTTGATGAAGTCCGTTTTGGAGCCAGGGTTAAAATTGAAAACACAGAAACTAAACAGGTTCAGGAATTTCAGATCGTTGGAGTAGATGAGGCGAATATTAAAAAACAGAAGATTGCTTTTGTCGCACCTATATCGCGAGCAATTACCGGGAAAAAAGTGGGCGAGACAGCAGAATTTAAGTTAGGGAGTGAGCTTAGAAAATTAAAGATTCTTACCATCACCTATGGATAG